A genome region from Populus alba chromosome 3, ASM523922v2, whole genome shotgun sequence includes the following:
- the LOC118054594 gene encoding AAA-ATPase At3g28600, protein MNTQIQIFFRRNETYVAIESCLAFKSTDHAAHLHGAPGKKSQSLVFGIDANEVLVDVFDVERVELQEQLVESCSFYHPATFDTIAVDTKEEEKIISELVASREGKEYHAKTGKSSMIAAMTSIESRKAQKIMKTLDPAFIRRGRMDQHIELSHCKFEGFKILAKNCLHIESHALFDKIKALLEEIDRTPADAVEYLTPNSLGADVENSLRVRFKLLNNKERSCAEEKGRSEAKGNEKTLVRGSSKEIENKKDSCLCFSPESEIKTNHSRMEELELKALEQGSMDRLCIRCKST, encoded by the exons ATGAATACCCAGATCCAAATCTTTTTTAGGCGTAATGAAACTTACGTTGCCATCGAATCGTGCCTTGCTTTCAAGTCCACTGATCACGCCGCGCATCTCCATGGTGCACCTGGTAAGAAATCACAATCTCTTGTCTTCGGCATAGATGCGAACGAGGTTTTGGTTGATGTGTTTGATGTCGAG AGGGTGGAGTTACAGGAGCAACTTGTGGAGTCATGTAGTTTTTATCATCCAGCAACTTTTGATACCATTGCAGTTGATacgaaggaggaggagaagatcATCAGTGAGCTGGTCGCATCCAGGGAAGGGAAAGAGTACCATGCAAAGACCGGTAAATCGAGCATGATTGCAGCCATGACATCG ATCGAAAGTCGAAAGgcacaaaaaatcatgaagacaCTTGATCCAGCTTTCATTAGAAGAGGTAGAATGGACCAGCACATTGAGCTGTCACATTGCAAATTCGAGGGATTCAAGATTTTGGCAAAGAATTGTTTGCATATTGAATCACATGCTTTGTTTGATAAGATCAAGGCATTGTTAGAAGAAATTGACAGGACTCCTGCTGATGCTGTGGAATATTTAACGCCGAACAGTTTGGGAGCTGATGTTGAAAATAGCTTGCGAGTCCGATTCAAGCTCttaaataacaaagaaagaagctGTGCAGAAGAAAAAGGTAGAAGTGAAGCAAAAGGCAACGAAAAAACCCTTGTAAGAGGATCTTCAAAAGAGATTGAGAACAAAAAGGACAGCTGCCTTTGTTTCAGTCCTGAATCTGAAATCAAAACCAATCACTCTAGGATGGAGGAATTGGAGCTAAAGGCTTTAGAACAAGGATCGATGGACCGGCTCTGCATTAGATGCAAGTCCACCTAA